One Drosophila kikkawai strain 14028-0561.14 chromosome 3L, DkikHiC1v2, whole genome shotgun sequence genomic window carries:
- the LOC108077159 gene encoding uncharacterized protein: MVKNVYIIDKTGRGRRGRGGRGGRGGRGGRGGRGGDGGDAGRGGVSGRGVGGLNRQQRFFLAFQAARNVPVSAGERKNLQRAFLALLQPQGQEQQPQGQEQQRQEQEQQQLLKEVLKDLPEEKQKEIEAAVSAFISGKKQQEQRQLEQESEMRFPQK, encoded by the coding sequence aTGGTAAAAAACGTCTATATAATTGATAAGACTGGCAGAGGACGTCGTGGACGTGGTGGACGTGgcggacgaggaggacgaggcGGACGAGGCGGGCGTGGTGGAGATGGCGGCGACGCTGGACGTGGCGGGGTCAGTGGCCGCGGAGTCGGCGGCCTGAACCGGCAACAACGATTTTTCTTGGCGTTCCAGGCGGCCAGGAACGTCCCCGTGTCCGCCGGTGAGCGCAAAAACTTGCAAAGGGCCTTTTTGGCCCTACTGCAGCCGCaggggcaggagcagcagccgcaggggcaggagcagcagcggcaggagcaggagcagcagcagctgctcaaGGAGGTCTTAAAGGACCTACCTGAAGAGAAACAAAAGGAGATAGAGGCGGCGGTGTCGGCCTTTATATCCGGCaagaagcagcaggagcagcgccAACTTGAGCAGGAGTCGGAAATGAGATTTCCTCAGAAATAA